The nucleotide sequence CATGAAGCAGGGTGAAGTGGCCTAACATGCACTGGGCTGAGTGGGGTGATAGATGAAGGCAGGAATTTGATGCAGCAAGACTTCTTACAGCAGGGAATGGGGgcaactgtggccttccagatattgctggactcccatcaccccaggcaAGAGGGCcactggtgagggatgatgggaggggcAGTCCAGTGACATCATTCCTGGGCCTAGTaagtggagaggaggagacacaaTTTGGATTTTGCTTCAGGTAGCAAAGTGTCTTGGATCGGCAATGCATTTTGGTCAAGCAATCTTTTGCACGCAGGAGTCCCGATGTGTGAATGAATCAAATCTCTACACCGGGAATGTTTTACTCCATCTGAAAGAAGGAATCTGACAAAAGTGCACAATTATTTATGAATGTTTAGTTAAAATGAATGGGGAGTTCTGTATTCGCAGAAGATACGTGTGAGCAGCTGAGCATGCATGGTTCTCTGTGCAAGGGTGAAATTCTATATATTAGAGACACAGATTAATTTAGGTTCAGCATCCCCCTGCCTACAGAAAGATGACCAGCATAAGGTCACTCATCTAACCTGGAATGCAGCTGGGTGGTTTGCATCCATCAGAGATCCTTGTTATAAAGACTTCCTCTCTTATCATGACGTCATAGTGATCCCGGAAACATGGACTGTGGATGAAATGCTATTCAATGGATTTCATTCATTCTCAATTAGGGCAGAACCAGGGGTAAAGCATGGAAGGGCAAAAGGGGCTTGGGGGTCCTAGTCTCCACTACTCTATGTGCCATTTCAAACCCTCCCCCCATTCAAGTCATATGTCTTGGCAATTTTAATCCTACCTACCAGAGGCCAATATTTCTGTTATCTGTTTACTGATTGGGAATGATGCTTTTGAAAGGGTCATCATGTACTTACCtgcttgtgcttttttttttttaaccaggtTATTGGCTGCCTAGCTATAAACTGCAACATTCGTGGGCCACTGGGCTACACTTATCTGTTTTGTACGGCCACCTGGAGAGCCTGAGGGTCCTGCTGAAGCACAAAGCGACAATCAACTGCCGGCCCAATGGCAAAGCAGCAATCCACATAGCATGCGAAGTGGGCAACCTGGATTGCATCAAGATACTTTGCAGCCATGGAGCGAAAACCAACTGCTATTCACTGAGCGGTCTCGCGCCACTGCATTTCTGTACGACAAAGCTGTCCATCCCTTGCGCACAGCAGTTAATCTGGAGAGGTAAGTCCAATTGCAGGCCATCAGCGCTGTAGCCCTTTGGAGTGCAGAGGAGAGAACAACATGGGTTAGCCCTCcacatggtggtggtggggaagtcaTTGCCACTAGAAAGCTAGCATGCCAGGGAtggattttgctttctttctccctgATAAGTTACCTGTCAAAATATAGGAGATTTCTACATAGCAGCCTATTCAAATAAAGCTGGGAGCCCTGCATGGGCAGCCAAAAATGGTATATTTCTTTGACATggttttatgcacattttaattCTTCCTAAAATATAGTGACACtttgtcttcaaatatctaaagacatACAGAAGAGAGGTAAGGCTTGAGCCCCCTTTGCACTATCCTTATAAAACACTATCCTTATAAAACACTATCGTGGCATTCTCCCCTTCAAAAACTAAattaaaaaatcctgggaactttcacttgctaagggtgctgagaattgttaggagtcCCTTGTTCCCTAAGATGTGCATTATTACATTTAGTAAAAGGCTATATTAACAGTGTCATGTTTATCCCACATGATGCCAATAACGTTGACAGCAGGACTAAGATTGCTGCCATGAGGAATTGTGGGAAAGTCCAAGGGGCTCCTTAAAATGCGTTGTAAGCTGAAATGCTACATTCTGAGTGTGACCTACTTTCAGTACAGAAAATACTTTGTAGAGCAAGTAGTCATCCTAAAGCAATATGCAACTACCTTGAAAGGAGAAATAACTACAACACTGGACTCTTCAGCTGCAAATGAAATGGAAGGGAACGTTTAAGTAAACCTTTACATTAGTGtcactagatttttttaaaaaaaatcttagtcAATGAATCATATATTTTTAGTTGCTTGATCGATCTAAACTTGCAGTTTCACCAGTTCTGGTCTCCATTCACTTCTTTGTTGTAGCCTTGTTGTGTTTTTAAGCATTGTTGCAAATGAAACTTCCAACTGCAAATGGAGAAAAACAATAGTCCTGAGCAAGAAACATACTTTTCTTTGTTCTTGAACTACTGGGATTTGCAACAAATTGTTGCAGTGTGGCTCCATTCCATCTCCCCGCAAAAGTCAGTCCACATTCCATTGTCACTGAGCAAGCTCTGTCTTCATTGGGCTATTTTGGGGTGCCCCCCACTTACGGATCCTTCCTTCTTCTGCATGGGTGCTACGTAAGCAACAACATGCCCCATCTGAACTTAAGGGGGGGCGACACCTTTTAAGATGATTTAAAGTTTTTTTAACAGATTAAACCCagctgtgctttaaatgcacaaatGGTGAAAAGCTGttgtttagatttttaaaaagcctgtgGAAACTTCTGCATGAAAACAGTAGGCGGCATATTTAAAAGACAGAGAAAAACTTCATATCAGGGAGAGTCAATTTCTGTATTCTTGAGAGTTGTCCTGTTCTCCAAGTAGAGCAGTGGTTGTAGGACCAGGAAGTATGTgctagtgatgatgatgataacagctataccaccctttatctgagaatcacagggcagtttacaacataaaacagcAAAATTATACTATTAATGCTACTATGTAGTAGTAGCAATAGTTAGATTTAGATAGCTGCTCATCAGTAAATATTCCCATGGCAGCAAGCCATTGTTAAAGCACTGTTAATAATGACTAAAATCAACAATGAAAGTTCACAAGCTGGGGATAGCTgagttggtagagtatgagactcacagggctgtgggttcaagccccacgttgggcaaaagattcctgcattgcagggggttggactagatgaccctcatggtacctcccaactctacaattctatgacactcACAAACCTTCCACTGCACCAGACGACATAAAAAACTCACTGACACATGGGGTGCATATACTGATTGTCCACTAGATGGGGATGTTGTTTCAAGTGAAATATATACGGAGACTTAAGCAAGCCTCAGAAGGTCGCTTTGAGTTTGACAAGATTTCTAGACAGTAACACGCAGTCTATGACTGTGCATGTGGCATCTAGCTGTGTATATTCAGCAAAAGATGTGCAGGTGTGATTGCAGCACATGAAAACCTACATCTGGGCTAGGCTACTTGATATTTACAGGTGCTTTTACATGTAAAAGACCTGAGCAGGGTGACCATGTGTCATTTATTGGAAGGGCTGCCCCGGTCCAAGTCAGGTTTAAAGATAATGAACCCCAAGAAGGGGGAGTGGGAGGGGccctgaagttgcccatcaacaggtAGCAGCATCTGGACAACAGTCAGAGAAAAAAAAGTCAGTCtttcccactatggtgagatgcatttcTGTCTAAATTACAGTAATCAttcctaaatttgcatctatatgtATACATTAACATTGGCCTAGGGTAGAGTGTATGTATTAACATATAATGCTTAGCATatgtggatattttttttatccCAATTGGCATCTGCATTGGATTTGAAactggtgtttttaaaaagataattgttTTTAAccgggttttggttttttacacATGCAACTGCTTTACATACATTTTTATTGCATCATAAAATTGCCTCAAGTTGTATCACTGAAGGAGATTGATaaattaaatcaataaataatatggACATTTTATGCAAACAGGTGTCCTCTTTTTCCCCTGGAGAGTGGACAGGCAAGCAGGTAGATGCATTCCCTCTTTTGGAGTGATACGTTATATGGCCCCCTTCTAGACCAGAatcacaaatttagaaatattttttgttATAAGAGTGCTTAAGGTTGTGCCAAACCCATCTTTCCAACTTCCTCAGTTAGtgatggtgggggtgggaaggcattcaaacatgcaatcttcctcatttgttttgagACAGACAATcctaaaaacacaacataaaggGGGAGGGAATATTTCTAATTTTGTCTTTATGTAGGAAGTTGATTTATCCATTTTAATCAACTAAAAAGGTTCCTGCAGTTAATTAGGCTGCATagttaaacaaataataataatccatgcaCATACTCATAGAAAAACTGTAGATTGCAAGTCCCATCATAAAAGAGGTATATTTTAAATCTTTTCTGTCAGAAAGCAAGGAATGCCTTGCCCAAGATTACTCCTGCTTGCAACCATGGCTGCATCATCTAAAATCAGGGGAAGTTTGTTTCTTGCatttcaacaaattcaaatacaTGCAAATGAAACTAGCTGATTAATTAATTGACTAAAACTTGTGCAATTAATTAACATTTCTGTAGTCAGATGGcagtcgtgggggggggggaacatttgCCTCAGTAAaaattgctgttatttatttcatacagCTCAGCaagtatataccatatttttctgtgtataagactaggtttcccccctaaaaaataatgtccaaaatttgggggcgtcttatacacgggggccatctcccccccattttcttaaatggagccccccaaaataggggtcgtcttatacacgggggtgtcttatagacgaaaaaatatggtatgtgtcTTTaacatggaaaaagaaaaagaaaacctctctcttttccttcaaaCAGGCGCAGACGTGAATATAAGGACTAACAACCAAGAGGAGGAAACTCCCCTCCACACAGTTGCTCGTTATGGTATCCCTGAAATGGTGGGCTTTTATGTAGAACAAGGAGCTGCGGTTGACTGTCTAAATGCCCACAGAGAAACGCCTCTGGCCTGTGCGGTCTATTGGGCCCTCAATGGCAAGGAACAAACATACAGCACAGATCACCACCTGATCTGTAGGATGCTGATCGACTATAAAGCCGACGTCAATTCACGGGACGAGGATTTCCGAACGCCTCTCCACAAGGCTGCTTGGAACTGCGACCGCGTTCTGTTGGACATGCTGCTCGAGGCAGGAGCTGAGGCCAACTTCATGGATGACAACGGATGCGGCCCTTTGCAGTACGTCCTGAAAGTGACAGGTGTGCGGCCAAGTGCCCAGCCAGAATTCTGCTTCCAGCTGCTTCTCAATTATGGAGCTGCCAGGATATATCCTCCACAGTTCCATAAGGTGAAAGCTTGTGTCTACCTATTACATACATATGCATCTGTTTAGATCAGAGATGAGAAACTGCGTGAATGGAAGTTTGTGGTCTTCCGCCTTTCAGATAGATTTTAAACATGTCCTAATTCAGTTTGGGGCATTGGTTGGTTTCTCAACATCAGGCCTTGCAGGTGCCCTtaatgttttgcaaaaatgctCTTGCATGTCTTTTGTGAGGCTTTCTGCCATCTGGGTCTTGTAAAGCCCAGATCACAGGTCAATGCTTTTCCTTTCTAAATTTGATTACaggctgttctttctttctttctttctttctttctttctttctttctttcacattaATCTCCATGCTAGGAAAAAGCAGAAGGaattgcttttatatatttttacctTGAACACAGGCATGGGGAAGCTATGACAGATGGGGTTAATAtgagaattaaaaataaataaattattctacATGAAATGCATGCAGGTAATTCTAACATGATGAGATGAGTGCCTCTAAAACATCTGTTTAATACGAATAGAGTCAGGATGTCAAAGTTCCAAACCACTGCATATACTTTAATGGCAGAAATAGTATGCCGCAGGTCACTTCTTCCAGCGCTGCCCTCCTAAACTACTCTGGAAAAGATGTCTTGAGGACTGTAAGCAGCAGTTATTTTCTTATGGAAAGTAATTATTTCTCGCACGTGGTGAAAAATTCTTTGGTGCTTCATGTTTTTCAACTGCTAGCTTGCTTTGCCACCCTGGATCTGGCTTCAAGTTAATAACCATCCATTCATCTGCAAAAGcacagaattgtagcgttggaaggaacCCTTCACTAGTTCCCTTAAGCTTAGAatcgttccccacccctgccataaaACTCTTCTTCACAACCGTGAAGACTAGCAgttgctttaaaaagcaaaaaaagaaagctgaATTTCCTTAAGGTGCTGAATTTTCACACCAGTATACTGTAGTTACATGGCAATCTGTGGGTGGATGGAATTGGCACAGCCTTCGAATAACACCCCCTGTATGCCTCTAGGTGTATTAGTCTGTTACAGCAAAACTAGGCAGAAGCAAACTATGATTATTTCAAGCTACTGAGTATAGCTGGGACTGATTCAGATAGGAATTGCCAATTAacagggtggtattcaatgctaatcctactcagagtggaCTCATTGAAGACAGCAGACATGACTAAGGATTGCAGTCAACAAAGCCCTGCACAGAATATACCTATGGAAATCAATGAACCTGCATTAGTAATAATTATTAACTCCAATAGGCCAATAACATTGAATGCCACCCCAGCTTGGGTTCATTAATTTAGCAAGTCTATTCTGAGTAGCACTTAGTTGACTATTCTTACTTCTCTGtactggagaagagaaggaaagTGATATTGCTCAGTGGAGAAGAAGGGCAAAagctttaaagaagaaaaaaaaagcagtttGTGGAGATTGGCAAAATCCAAATAGGTGGTGTCTGTTTCTCTTAGCAGGTTTTGCAGGCCTGTTGCTCTTATCCCAGAGCAGTTGAGGTTATTGTGAATACATATGAACACATCAAGTCCACAGCAAAATGGAGAGCAGCTATACCCGATGATGTCTTTGAGGTAAACACTTAATGATTTCTTGAATtgctgattaaaaaaacacacaggtAACATCTGTGTATTAGTACTTTAACCTGGTTCTATGTGAAAGTGAATGTTTAGTAGGAAATGAAAGTTGGAGAACTCTGTTTAGTCAGGGAtcaccagcaacatctgaaggacaccctCTTGGCTGTCTCTGGTTTAAACTGTAGTTATTGAACAAGCCTGGATCATAATATACAGTTAAAGGCTATTTCATTGAGTGACAGCTTCAGAACATTGCTCTGACTTGGCCAGCTCTGTCCTGCTCAGTTAGGAGACATCAAATTGCATGGGAGCAATGTGATATCTAGAGCAATTTTCAATTGTTCTTTTAGGCGAAGTTACGAGGGGGGCGGGGTGCATAGAAAGATACAGTCTCACTTATTGGGTTATTAGGCCGCTATTCAGATAGGTcagagctggccctaccattggacATAGTGAGGCACCTGCCTTAAGGTAGCAGATGCTGGGGAATGGCGGCAATGTGGATGTGTTGGAGACCAGAAATATTTGTGCCTGCTGCCCTTAAGTGTGGTGGAGGGTTCTGCCGTGTCTCCAGTGCTGAAATAAAACTGAACTGCCAGTCCAAATGCAATGAGGAGGTGGGTGTCTTgactcaggcggcaaaatgtcttgtgcAAGCCCTAAACAGAATAATGGCAAGAGACTTCATTGAGCACAGAGAAGGTAATGATGCATCTTCTCCATACGTTTCCATAGAGAAAGATATTGATCACATCATTTATGcattattttgcttttgcagATGTATAATGAATTCTACGAATCTCTTTTTGAGGTGTGTGATAACACACCAAGATCGCTCAAGCACCTAGCCAGATGTGCTATTCGAAGAATATTGTTCGATCGATGCCACAAAGGAATCCCTTTACTTTTCATTCCAGCGACACTGAAGAATTATTTGCTCCTAGAACCAGAAGGAATATTGTACTGAGTTTGTCCAGCAGCCCAATTCTGTAAAACTGGGGTTCACTTGCATGGTAAAAGTTAAAATCCAAGGGTTCCGTGATATCACCCAGAACAAAAGGTCATGGTCAATTTGTATACAAAGACTCATTTTACATCTGTGGATTACACTAAGTTCTTGAATTTGCTGCAGCCTGAACACAAGCCTATTTCATAATCCATTTCACTCCCAGCTTGTGTTAAAAAGAATATACATGGAACTCTGGAAAAGAATTAGGTCAGCTTTTCCATCTGCTTTCAAATCTAAATAATGACTGAGCTATGCATATCAGTGCTTTGAAAAGACTAGCTTTCAGTGACCCATACAAAACAAATATCATAAAGACTTATGCGCTAAATTAAAAGACCATGTTTTTATTTGAACCTTTAGAATTCGATATACTAATAAACAGCCACATTCTCTGAGTGGATCCTGGTTTGGCCCCAAACAGCATCATtcatgtcagggatgatgggagatgtagtccagcaaaagctggggactcaagtttgagaaacacttgcCTTAGGAGATGGATGCTTACATGTTTATTAATGTGCACCAGCACTTTCTGGAAGAGATTACGTAATCCAATGACCATTCTAGCAGGAGGTTAGCATGTGCTTAACCGAAAGGCCGCTTCACATGTAACAGATTGGTGGAGTCATTTTGTCTGCAACAAGCAGAGGGAAaactactttaaaaaagaaaaaa is from Podarcis raffonei isolate rPodRaf1 chromosome 12, rPodRaf1.pri, whole genome shotgun sequence and encodes:
- the ASB4 gene encoding ankyrin repeat and SOCS box protein 4 isoform X1 gives rise to the protein MQTYKHTHLAIENKREYNNPHAENMTEAMTRAEIAKQLKKDFLKALQSNDYRTLEEFLNQKQIDVDTVFEVEDENLVLASYKQGYWLPSYKLQHSWATGLHLSVLYGHLESLRVLLKHKATINCRPNGKAAIHIACEVGNLDCIKILCSHGAKTNCYSLSGLAPLHFCTTKLSIPCAQQLIWRGADVNIRTNNQEEETPLHTVARYGIPEMVGFYVEQGAAVDCLNAHRETPLACAVYWALNGKEQTYSTDHHLICRMLIDYKADVNSRDEDFRTPLHKAAWNCDRVLLDMLLEAGAEANFMDDNGCGPLQYVLKVTGVRPSAQPEFCFQLLLNYGAARIYPPQFHKQVLQACCSYPRAVEVIVNTYEHIKSTAKWRAAIPDDVFEMYNEFYESLFEVCDNTPRSLKHLARCAIRRILFDRCHKGIPLLFIPATLKNYLLLEPEGILY
- the ASB4 gene encoding ankyrin repeat and SOCS box protein 4 isoform X2: MQTYKHTHLAIENKREYNNPHAENMTEAMTRAEIAKQLKKDFLKALQSNDYRTLEEFLNQKQIDVDTVFEVEDENLVLASYKQGYWLPSYKLQHSWATGLHLSVLYGHLESLRVLLKHKATINCRPNGKAAIHIACEVGNLDCIKILCSHGAKTNCYSLSGLAPLHFCTTKLSIPCAQQLIWRGADVNIRTNNQEEETPLHTVARYGIPEMVGFYVEQGAAVDCLNAHRETPLACAVYWALNGKEQTYSTDHHLICRMLIDYKADVNSRDEDFRTPLHKAAWNCDRVLLDMLLEAGAEANFMDDNGCGPLQYVLKVTGVRPSAQPEFCFQLLLNYGAARIYPPQFHKVLQACCSYPRAVEVIVNTYEHIKSTAKWRAAIPDDVFEMYNEFYESLFEVCDNTPRSLKHLARCAIRRILFDRCHKGIPLLFIPATLKNYLLLEPEGILY